One segment of Coffea arabica cultivar ET-39 chromosome 7c, Coffea Arabica ET-39 HiFi, whole genome shotgun sequence DNA contains the following:
- the LOC113698299 gene encoding uncharacterized protein, with amino-acid sequence MTKTSGADRISRGAIGIVPEELTEDNYEEWKRCLKYYLVGHGLWGVVSGKEQDPLKESEDKKQEHEEWQKRNALALHAIQLSCGTRTYVKFKAAHNSAHVAWNHLAEKLKPHKLLTAHDLEDENSHCEDEGQKEYLHYERLYKAIEKGHFHLTKHLLDQEQHAVKAIVSSHNETALHIAILGGHIRIAKELLHRMAPEDLEVVNEYGSTALTLAAISGETRLAKAIVEKNDRLLIKANDRDDGQLPVIEAALYGQKHIVKYLYRVTPKEHLSPDRGENGATLLNSLITAEVYDVAAMLLRRYPKLGVTPDHNGDYTLRLLAHKPSAFPSGTKLSFWKNWIYSCVMVHFQWGSTTDSHEGEVTNAQRASMTEDHNIDIHDPSDDEMPKTGNQGLTSSVLKILRGLGWLILRCLVPDIKQIHDRKLIHKEAIQLLTCIFKEIRTLSKKELEKMDIDKILYDAIEHGIIEFVDEIFKFTPEIIYKKDKRGRTLFSHAIVLRQEKIYSLIYALGRRKSILARRHDYFQNNFLHLAAKLSPQSQLDRVSGAALQMQRELQWFQEVESIVQPKMKEEKNGSNKTPSALFSDEHKVLAKEGERWMKNTAGSSMIVGTLISAVMFTTAFTVPGGNHGTTGLPVMLETQPKAFLFFMASNALAMFTSSTSILMFLGILTARYAEENFLKSLPTKLIFGITCLFISIVTMMTSFGTALYLMLIKQVAWIAYPIIVFSVIPIALYSLLQFPLLVEMISRTYGYGIFDKPRKKLFSFHT; translated from the exons ATGACGAAAACTTCAG GAGCTGATAGGATTAGTAGAGGTGCAATTGGAATCGTTCCTGAGGAGCTCACTGAGGATAACTATGAGGAATGGAAAAGAtgcttgaaatattatttggttGGTCATGGCCTTTGGGGTGTTGTTAGTGGAAAGGAGCAGGATCCTCTAAAAGAGAGTGAAGATAAGAAACAGGAACACGAGGAATGGCAGAAGAGGAATGCACTGGCCTTACATGCCATCCAACTTTCATGCGGAACACGCACATATGTTAAATTCAAAGCAGCTCACAATTCTGCCCATGTTGCATGGAATCATTTGGCTGAAAAACTAAAGCCCCACAAACTACTCACAGCACATGACCTTGAAGATGAAAACAGCCATTGTGAAGATGAAG GACAGAAAGAGTACCTTCATTATGAGCGATTGTACAAAGCAATCGAGAAAGGTCATTTTCATCTCACAAAACATCTCCTTGATCAAGAGCAACACGCTGTTAAGGCAATAGTTTCATCACATAATGAAACTGCACTTCACATTGCCATTCTGGGTGGACACATAAGAATTGCAAAGGAGTTATTGCACAGAATGGCACCAGAAGACTTGGAAGTTGTTAATGAATATGGATCCACAGCCCTGACTCTTGCTGCAATCAGTGGTGAAACAAGGTTGGCAAAGGCAATAGTGGAAAAAAATGACAGGCTACTTATCAAGGCAAATGACCGTGACGACGGGCAGCTTCCTGTCATTGAGGCTGCTTTGTATGGTCAAAAGCATATTGTTAAGTATCTATACAGGGTAACACCAAAGGAGCATCTAAGTCCAGATAGGGGTGAAAATGGAGCTACATTGCTTAACTCGCTAATTACAGCAGAAGTATATG ATGTTGCTGCAATGCTGCTTCGACGGTATCCAAAACTTGGCGTCACCCCTGATCATAATGGTGACTACACTCTCAGGTTACTGGCTCACAAGCCATCTGCATTTCCTAGTGGAACCAAACTTTCTTTCTGGAAAAATTGGATCTATTCAT GTGTAATGGTACATTTTCAATGGGGGAGTACAACAGATTCTCATGAAGGTGAGGTAACAAATGCTCAAAGAGCAAGCATGACTGAAGACCACAACATTGACATTCATGATCCTAGTGATGATGAGATGCCTAAGACAGGGAATCAAGGCCTCACTAGCTCTG TACTGAAGATTTTGCGTGGACTTGGTTGGCTCATATTAAGATGCCTCG TCCCAGATATAAAACAAATACATGACAGGAAATTGATTCATAAAGAAGCCATTCAACTGCTAACCTGCATCTTTAAGGAAATCCGGACATTGAGCAAGAAAGAACTTGAAAAGATGGACATTGATAAAATTTTGTATGATGCGATTGAGCATGGAATCATTGAGTTCGttgatgaaattttcaaatttacgCCTGAAATCATATATAAAAAAGACAAAAGGGGCAGAACACTTTTTTCACATGCAATTGTGCTTCGCCAAGAGAAAATTTATAGCCTTATATACGCCTTGGGAAGAAGAAAGAGCATACTGGCACGTAGGCATGATTATTTCCAAAACAATTTCTTACATCTAGCAGCCAAGCTGTCTCCACAGTCTCAACTTGACAGGGTTTCCGGAGCAGCTCTTCAAATGCAAAGGGAACTACAATGGTTTCAG GAGGTTGAGAGTATTGTACAACCAAAgatgaaagaagaaaagaatggtAGTAATAAAACACCTTCCGCCCTCTTTTCTGATGAGCATAAGGTTTTGGCCAAGGAAGGAGAGAGATGGATGAAAAATACAGCAGGATCAAGTATGATTGTGGGAACTCTCATTTCTGCAGTCATGTTTACAACTGCCTTCACAGTTCCAGGCGGTAATCATGGTACAACAGGGCTCCCTGTCATGCTAGAAACTCAACCAAAGGCATTCTTGTTTTTTATGGCATCAAATGCACTGGCGATGTTCACTTCTTCAACATCGATTCTGATGTTCTTGGGGATTCTCACTGCACGTTATGCAGAAGAAAATTTTCTCAAGTCCTTACCCACAAAGTTAATATTTGGAATCACATGCTTGTTCATCTCGATAGTCACCATGATGACGTCATTTGGTACTGCTCTCTATCTGATGCTGATCAAACAAGTAGCTTGGATTGCCTATCCAATCATTGTTTTCTCTGTTATTCCAATAGCTCTTTACTCATTGCTGCAATTCCCTCTTCTGGTTGAGATGATCAGTCGCACATACGGTTATGGCATCTTTGACAAACCTAGAAAGAAACTCTTCAGTTTTCATACCTGA